TGCTTTCTTAGCCCTTCTCCTAACTGTCTCTGATCCCTCTCTGGCCTACGTTTCCTTGTGAGTCACACAAGGCCCAGTTGCAAGGGCCAGCTCACAGCTTTGTTGTGTGCGCCAAATGTCTTGGACACCGTGAACAGGTGTCTGCTGTTCTCGTGTCCGCCGTGATGTCAGCTCTCCCTTCTTTCCCCCAACTTCCCACACTCCCGCCCTCTCAGTTCGCTGATCCCAGGTCGGGCTCCCTCTGGACTCTACTACCGGGCTGGTTAACCATGCTCATCCAGGTTTTTCAAGACAGGAGTGATAGTATCACGTTTTCAGGAGAGCATTTTTGTACTTGGGGCATCTGTGCTTTAGCAGAAAGCGATGGGTGAGGAATGTCGGGTCCATGGAGTAGCTCAGGCGGGGACCCCCTGTCACCCCTGAAGTCAGGCCACCCTGGAGGCTGCCCAGTCAATCTTGTGCAGggaaaggaaggggaaagagagcTGAGAGGCCTGTCGGCCTGCGAGGTGTGGGCATCGCCTCTGAGCCAGTACCAGGAGACGGCCCACCGGGGAGCAGGAAGCAGAAGCACGTGAAGCGCGGGGAGCAGGCCGGCTGTCAGTGCCCGCGGCCCGCTGTGCACGGGGAGCAGGACGGGGGCTGGGGCCCTGAGCAGGCCTCCCCGCAGCATGGCCCCCTCTTGCTTGCCTCTGGTGGTCAGTCTCCCCTGCCTTCTCACACACAGCTCAGAGCTGGGAGTTGGCAGGGGTCACCATGGGTAGACCAGCCTGCAAACAAGAAAttgaggaaatagcaatccattgCTATCAGCAGAGCCCGTCTGATAACGGATTTAATCAAAGATGAAACGAGATGAAAAGCTGAGCGCCAACAGGGTCAGAGGCAAGAACTCCTAGGAGAGGACAGCCTGAAGGGTCTCTTGACTCGCTTGTTGTCAGTGAGCTGGAAATGCAGGTCTTGACATGTAAATACTGACTCTCACCAACCCTCTCGACCTTCTAAGTCTGGACAGCCAGATGGAGGTGCCTAGGGCTCTCCAACTTCTCATAATCTGAGGTGCTTCCTCCACAAGCCCTCCCTTCCAGAACCTTCTTCTGCCCACTCTcctccccccctgcccccaccttagCCTTTCAGACTGGCCCCGGAAAACATAAGGCTTCCTTCCTTTCTCGAGAGTCTGGTTGCTGGACAGGGTGCACCCGAAAGACCTCGACAAAGCCCTAGGCTTCGAGGCACATGTTCACTCACTCAGCTGCTGCTCTGGGCTCCTCTGGGGAAAGCTCTCAACCCAGACACCGCTCGGTGGGGATGGCTGAGGGCCTCTCTTCTGGACACTTGCGGGCACGTAGAAGGGTCACCAGATTACTCGGATATCTGGGCTGAGGGCTTGGTTTGGGCGGCTTGGGCCTGGCGCCTGCAGAGGgcccacctgtgtgtgtgtggggggggcctGGCCGTGCTCCCGGGCCCACCTCCAGCCTCACACAGGTGGCACAGCTCCCCAGAGACGCTCAGGACCGATtcaccccaccccttccctggGAGGGATGGAGGTATCTGTGCATATATGATGAACTGTTTATCAGCAAACAGTTCAAAGTAAAGGATACAAAATCACTTTTATAAGTCCAATAATAGCAATTATGCTTTGTGAAACGCCCCTTACATAGTTCTCACGACCACCTGTGCGGCAGGGATTGTCACTGGGGGAGACTCAGACATCTTGCCCACAACCTATAGCTAATAAGCAACAGAGCGCCTCAGCTCCCTTCGCCCTCTGACCAGAGGATGACAGGAATATCtcggcttccctgggggtccgcCCAGCGAGTGGAGGATGGGGCTGGGGGGGTCTGCAGCCCCGCCCACTGACCTCGCCCCCCACCCTGCAGCCTGGCCCAGTCGCTGTGGGCCCTCTTCGCCTCCTCCCTGGCCATCTCCCTGGTGTTTGCCACCATCCCCTTCTGCCGGGATGTGAAGGTGCTGGCCTCTGTCATGGCGCTGGCCGGCCTGGCCATGGGCTGCATCGACACCGTAGCCAACATGCAGCTGGTGAGGATCTACCAGAAGGACTCCGCCGTCTTCCTCCAGGTGAGCCCCCAGCAgtcctggggcagggaggggcggggCTCCGAGGAGCGCCCTCAGCCCTCTGCCCGGGCCAGGTGTCCCTTCCTCACGGCCAGGACGGTGACCTGGAAGGAGCAGCAGGGTCAAGTTCAGAGTGACCACTGCCAGCTGGGCCACACTGGCTGTCATCTCTGGACTTGGGTGTTTCACCTCTGAAACGGGGTGATGACAGCTGTGCGCAAAGGGTCACAGGAATCTAAGTGCTGACGAGAAAAGGCTCTTTGTAAATTGGGAAGCGGCGTGATGGGAGGACTTGCTGTTCTCTCGTCTCCTCCtgtgtttcttcttccttccttctcctccctgtTGCCCAGGACTTTAGTCCAGCCCTGCCCTTTGTCAAGCCCTCTTCCCTTTGGGGTGTTACCTGGTGGATTCTGGCATGGGGATAACCCCTGGCTGAGGGTTAAGCTttgggaaagaagagagtgagggaGGGGTTGGCCGCTGTCACCAAGTTATCTCAGGCAGGAAGGTGGGGACAGGAGCTTCACTCCTCACGCCTCCTGCCTCCCATCCTCTGATGCTCCCACAATGGGGGTCATGCAAAGCCTGAGCCATGccttcaccaccaccccccaatTCTCTCCCCCTCCAGGTTCTCCATTTCTTTGTGGGCTTTGGTGCACTGCTGAGCCCTCTCATCGCTGACCCTTTCCTGTCTGAGGCCAGCTGCTTGCCTGCCAATAGCACAGCCAATGCCACCTCTGGCAGCCACCTGTTCCATGCCTCCAGGGTCCTGAGCCGTCAGCACCCTGAGGCCCAGCCTTGGCCCAACCGGACGCTGCCTGGGTTGCCCTCGCAGGATGGGGCAGGGACCCGTGTGTCCTATGCCTTCTGGATTATGGCTCTGATCAACGTGAGTGGCCCTGGGCAGGGTTGGGTGAGGGCTAGTGGACAGTCCCTTACCAATCCATACTAGCTCCCAGTACAGATTCTTCCGTTTCTGAGAAATGGACTGGGGCTGAGATGTGCCTTCAGGAAGGCAAGAAGATGGGAGAGCCGACCCGCAGGGATTCATCCTGACCACAGGGAGTCACAGGAGATCACCTCTAAGGTCCTTCAGTTGTGATATCCTGGGATTGCGATTCTCCAAGGAGGTTAAACAGTGAGCAGGTTTAGCGCCATGAGATCAGAGTGGACTTCCAAGTCCTTGGAGCTCCCTAAGGAAACCAGCTCTTCTCCTCCAAGGGCAGGTGAATTGGGCCCTGGGACAGAGCCCTGCAGgacacgccaggctcccctccgCAGTCCTCAGTCACTAGTGGGCGTCTTCCGTTGCTGCTGTGAGGTGGGCCCCCATGGAGGCTGGAAGATGGACAAGATGACCTCCAAGGGACCCCACGTGATGTGGCTGCCCTGGTGGGGACAGACGGGGACAGACCGGGGTGGATCCCAGGGCCCTCTGCACCCCAGCTCTCATGCTCCTCTGCCAAGTCAGGACTGGCCCGTATCCTGCTGGAAACGCCCCCCCGGGGCCCTGCAGCCTAGGTTAGCCCAGGCTGGGGCCAGAGGGAGAGGTTAGGGAACCCCTGCCAGCTCCTGGCCAGCTTAGGGACGATGGCTGGGAGCACCAGGAGCAGGCGCTGGGGTGGGGGTAGTCCAGGTGGCCATCTGCCTGGCCATGGGATGGAGGTGCCGCATAGTTTATCACCCTGACTTGGAGTCTGTTAGTCTAGTTACCCCTCCCAAGGCAGGCAGGCTGGGCCTCAGAGCGATGCCATACTGGTAACATTGAAAGAGACCTCTGAGGACACTCAGTCCCACTAAACAGTCAGACCGTCACTGGCTCCAGGGCCTGATAAAGGGGCCAGTAAGAGACTTGACCAGGCTGGAACCCTGACTTCCGGCACAAGCTCCCCCCAGCTGCCCTGTGATCAACTGctcatttcccttctcttctgtaACATCCCCTGTACCAGAGTCCTCATGGGACGGCCTCAAAAGTGTACCCCTCTCCCCCTGctccttcccttttcttcccaTGCCCATCATTGTTTGGGGAACAATGCCGCTTCAGGCCTTGCCCTCCAAGGGGGACCTCGGAAGGCAAAGTGCCCTGTCAGTACAATGTCAAGGCTGAGACTCTGGGACCAGGAAGCCGGAACGTCCCGCCAGCTTAAGCCTGAGGTCTGTTTTCTCTTGCTCCATGAGGCACAGACTGGAGGCACTTTGTTTGCTGCAGGATTTCCGGACTTTTTCCATTGGTTTGTGTCTGAAGATAAACAGTCCACCCCAGAAGAGAATGGGCTAAGCGTGCATGTGCATGTGGGCAAATGCAAACACTCAGGCCAGCCCACCTGGCATCCTCTGACTTTTAAGGTGGAGCCTCTGCTTCTTGGACGGGCTCCTAATAAAGGTCCACTGTGTTCCCACTGGCAACATCAGCCAACCCTGGTGAGGTCCTTCCCACCACCCACCTCTCTGCGAAGCCCGACCTGAGTGAGCACACCTCTTTTACAGCTGTTTCCCCTTGGCCTTCACCCAGGCATTCTGCTGCCCAGGCCTCTGCGTGTGGGTTTCCTGTTTCCCCCATCAGATTGGAGAGAGGGCCTCACCTCCTGCCTCAGACCCAGGGCTTCGGAGGCAGGGGCCGTCTCCTCCATTCAGGCAGGGTTTATGGCTCTAATGTTGCTGGGGTGTGCCTAACTGACATTAATAAGTGGAAAGAGGCTCCCAAGGTGCCCCCAGGGAGGTGCCAGCACAAGGGAGGCGTTCAGGTGACTTGGGGAAATGCCTGTGTGAGCCAGCCTGTCTCCAGGTGAGGTAGAGGCTTGCCCAGGGCGGTGCCAGGCAGCGCCAGCCTTGCCTGTGAGCCCCGAGGAGCCCATTGGCCCCTGGGACACTTCCACAGCTCCCTGGGCTTCTCCTTCTAAAGCAAAAGGAAACAGGATGCAGTTGCAGCAGGAAAGGCAGAAGTTAGACTCAACGAAGGACTTCCTGGTAGCAAGGGCGGTTAGACACAGGCAAGGCACCTGAGGGAGGCGGTGGAGGCAACTCCAGGAGCAGGAGACATTTCTCATTGCTCTGGGGAGTTCATAAAGCCTAAGCGACTTAACACAAATGTCAGTCAACCTGACTCTGGGCTCTGCATGTGTGTTGCCTGTAGCATGCATTTCTCAATTTAAAGGAGTCCCTGCCTGTTTACCTTGAGGGCAGCCCCTGTGCTTTTGAGAGGTATGACATCACCCAGAACAGCCCCGACATGGAGACAGCACTCGTCAGGATCGGGATGCCCGGGCGTCAGTCTAACTCTGCCTCAAGTCAGCTGTGTGGCCTGCGCCAGTGCTCTCAGACCTTCCCACTGGAGCAGGTTTAGACTAAGTGataactctgagcctcagttgcccCACCTGGAAAGTAGGTTTAATGATTTCCCCCAGCACGTTTTACAGAACTGTGATGAACAAAAGCCAAACTTCTTTCTAAAGCGTAACATGCTCTGCCAGTGTGAACAAGTGTGAGGGGCCATTCCCAGCCCCGCTCAGGACAAGGGTGTTAGAAAGGAGTTTAGCTCTTGCATGTTCTGTGCCAGCAGAGGCCCCATGTGAGTCCAAGCTTTGTGTGTGAGAAGCACCTGTCTGTGCAGGGAAATGACTGCAGTTGAAGTCTGGTAGCAATTACAAGCCTGCAGGGGTCAAGGTACCTGGCTGCCTTAGCTGGGGCTGGCTCTCAGGGGGCACCCTGTGGAAAGAGCTGTTGTCTCCCAGGACCGTGCAGACCTTTGCCACACAGCTGGGCTGAGGCGTGTGCAGCAGGCCGGGCTGGGAAACGGGCAGACGGGCGGGGAGCGGGCTCTCCTGACCCTCTGCCCGCCCCCAGCTCCCGGTGCCCTTGGCTGTGCTGTATCTGCTGTCCAAAGAGCGCCTGCTGGCCTGCTGCCCTCAGAGGAGGCCCCTGCTGCTGTCCGCAGACGAGCTCACCCTGGAGACACAGCCTCCTGAGAAGGAAGACGTGTCCTCGCTGTCCCCCAAGTTCCACCCAGGTGGGGGCTCTAAGGAACCCTCGGCTCAAGGCCCCACTCCAAGGCTCCCCTGCTAAGCCCTCCCGCCCAGAGGGAGTACGTGGATCACAGGTGGTAATGGCTGGGAAAAACCCCTTGGCCCTGCTGGTCTCGGGGTGCGGGGAGGGGGCAAGAGATGGAGCAAACGGGCCAGGAGGACAGGAGAGCAGCTCCCGCCTCCACCCTGCCTGTGTGACCTCAAGCATGCCGCCTGGCCCGAGCCCTGCTTCCAACCACCCTGCGAAACGAACGGGGGCTGTCCTCACGAGCCGTTGGAAGGTGGAgaaggtgggaggaaggaagtGGTCTCCTTTCTGCCAGGGCTGGGCGCGCCGAGGGAGGAGGGGGAACTGAGACCTGTCCCCCCTTCCTGTGTCCCGTCCAGGGCATGAGGACCTGTTCAGCTGCTGCCAGAGGAAGAACTTCAGAGGggtcccttcttccttctttgcCATCCACATCACAGCCGCCCTGGTCCTGTTCATGACCGACGGGCTGACGGTGAGCCTGCCCTCGGAGGGCGCCCCTCATGGGGCACCCCCTGAGCCTCAAGTCCAGGggtggagagagaaaggaggtggATCAAGGTTTCCGAGAGACCACACTTCTAGTACAGTTGGTCCAAGTGTTTAAACCCAGGATAAGTCCCAGGAAAGAGCCTCTCTAGAACTGAATACAGCCTCTTGGAACTATGGTCTTTTGTATTGTTCGGATTTTACTTTCATGAACCCTGTGGATAGGGGACACTGGAGtgttacatttttttcaaagggGCAGTGCCCTGTTCCCCCAGGTAGAGGTCATGCCATATAGACGCTAGGGCTTTCTGCTTCCTGGAGCACATTCCAAGCCTGGGTGGTAAACAAGCTACAGGCAGTATCTGGGCCCAGCTAGCTATTCAGTCCACCAGTGACCTCTGTTACTCTATTTAGTGCCTTTTTCCAGAAATCTCTTAAGGATTAGATTAGGACCGTTTGCAGTGGCTGATTGATTAACTGGTTGCCATATGAGGGACTCTCCAAAGAAAAGGCCCTAAAGGCCTAGATGACCTGGTAGAAAGTACTCGTGACAGAACTGGTTGACTTCCAACGctcagtgtgaccttgggcaagtcacttccctctgccctttcatctgtaaaatgagatgccTGTACACACCTTTTTTTAGCTGCAGCACCCTTCCTTTAGCAAAAACCCTTCTGTGGAATCTTTGTGAATAGGGCATGTAGTGAAACTCTGCTCTGGCTGAGGGGGGCagagcctgcctgcctgcctgcctggacCCCGTGGGGCTCCTCTGGGACCCAGACACACCTTCCTGAGTTCCTGGCTCCTGCAGGCACCACCTGCAGGCTGTGGCGCCCAGATTCCAGCCTCAGCTCAGGCTACACCTGCCAGGTGGACTCGGCTCCAGGCCTCTAGGAGCAGGGCCAGTCCCCGCCAGCCCAGACCACGCCTGCCCGGCTGGGGACACTGCAGGTGTGCTCAGCAGGACCTGTCTCCCACAGGGCGCGTACTCCGCCTTCGTGTACAGCTATGCGGTGGAGAAGCCGCTGTCCGTGGGACACAAGGTGGCCGGTTACCTCCCCAGCCTCTTCTGGGGCTTCATCACCCTGGGCCGGCTCATCTCCATTCCTGTCTCCTCCAGAGTGAAGCCAGCCACCATGGTTTTCATCAATGTGGTAAGCAGCGCCCTTTTACTGTTGGAGACCCAGAAGAACCGTTCACCCTGTGCCATAGCCCTGCCCCAGGACACCTTCTCAGACTGGACTCTGCCccaggttggggggtgggggatgtcaGGGTACAAGGAAGAGAGGGTAGGAAAGAGATGCTGGAGTGGACAGGGTGGAAACCCAAGGCATGCAGCCTACTTGCATGGTCTTGGAAAAGCCCTTTCCTCTCTCTGGGGCTTGGACTTTGTACCCATGGAAGAAAGGGGCTATGAGAAGTGACTGGTGCTATGTCGGGAGCAGCTCCTTGCTGACAGCCTGCGGGATGAGGAGGGAAGCAGTGCTGACCTTGATCCTTGCTTTTCACCCTGGTGCCCAGGGGGTCAGAGCGCTGTGGCCAGCAGAGACCAGGGGTCCCCTGGCCTTCAGAGGCACCATCTCGGGAATGGGCCCTGGGAACTTGCATCTTGCAGCTCTCCCAGACTGGCACGTAGGATGACCTTCCAGGAACTAGTCTCTCTGGAGGTAGGATGTCTGGGCCTGAGAGGTGGTTAAGACTTTTCTTCCTGATGTGTATCCCTGCCACCATCTATGACAAAGAGGTGCAGATTACAGATTCCTGTAAGGTTGTTTAGCCCAACTTCTGACCAGGGCTCAAATCACCTCTATAATACCGCTTCCAaggggtccaaaagtctgtctaAATACCCCCAGTGAATGGAAACTTGCCACCTCTCCAGGAAGTCCAATCCACTGTCAGAATGTACTTTCTTGAGTTTCTAGAGGAGAGAGGGTTGGGAAATAATGTAgaggctcttgcctggagaatcccagggacagaggagcctggcgggctacagtccagggggtcgcaagagtcggacacaactgagcgactgaaccaccaccaccaccatagagGCCAAAGACCATGAGTCCCAAGAAAGGCCCTTGGATTCGGCCCTGTGCTGACTGATGACTTAAAAGAAAGAACTTTTGTTCAATGtagctgggaggtgggggtggtgtaGTAGCAAAACTCAAGGGGTTGAGGGTGGGAATTCCCAGGACTcattgcttccactgcaggggtcatggAGCTGACGGGGAGCTGCgagcagggaagggagagggtgagaAGGAAGTAGCGGTGTGAGGATTACACACACATCTGAGCTGAACAGGCTTGTTTGACAAGAGTTGGGTGGTATGAGCTTCTGcagacagaggagaaagggagggagcctGTGAGGACACCAGGTCAGAGGTGACATGAATGGGGagccctggggagaggggaggggttgGAGGGCAGCACGCTATGCTCAGGAGGAAGAGGGCCCGTTCTGTGGAGCGGGGGTGACGCGAGAAGATGAGGCTACAGAGGCTGCTGGTGGCCCGGTTCTCCAGCACACGAAGCCAGCTGCTTAAAGACAGAGGGTGTGACTCTGGGTTTGGGAGAAAGCAGGAAGTCGGAGGCCTCCACGGGACTCAGTCGCTGGCAATAAACTCACCCGGGGTGCtgagtttaaagaagaaaatcagatTTCTGGGTCCAACTCAGACTTGGTGAATCTGAATGTCCAGGGGTAGGGGCTAGCAATCTATATCCTCAACATACACTGGGGGGTGGGGATTGGAGGTGGCGGGAGTGTTCTGTCATCAAGAAGTTTGGAAAAACACTATCCTACAGCAAGTGATTTCCAAATACAtcagctcccccacccctgccgaGGTGCTTTTGGAAtatacagattcctgggccccgGCCCCGGGGAGTCGGGGGAGGAGTGGAGTGGAACCCGGGTGTCTGAgttgtttttaagctcttcaggtGCTTTTCttgggcaggctgctgggaccatAGCTGGACCACCCTGAACAGGCTGCAGCTGCCAAGTCTCAAATTCACCGCGGTTTCTTCCGATTCCGCtccgttttatttttttatttttttcgcTCCGTTTTAAATTAAGGGTCATTCTGCTCTTGATGTTCTCCTGGATCTCAACAGTCACTCACGGGTTGATGAGCACACACGCTGTGTGCCGGGCCCTGCAGGGAGCGGCTGGGCTGCCGCATTCTCTAAGAGGCGCTCTCTGCCTTTGGGGCGCTTCCAGTTGGCCAGGGAAGAAGATGGGGAGAGGGAGTCTCTGTCCTGGCTGGAAGGCAAGGCGAGGGTGCAGGGCTGGTAGGCAGTTGCGGAGCGGGCTGAGCGCCAGTCTTCGGAGTTGGTTGTGGAGTTGCTAACTTGCCTGGCATCCTGCGTCTTCTGTCAACCAGGCTAACAGAAGAGAGCGAGTGGGGTTTGTTGTTCTTTTTGCCACACCtcaccacatgtgggatcttagttccccgtccagggatcaaacacacgtcCCCGGCGATGGAAGCGCAGGTTCTGAACCGCTGGACCGCCAGCGAAAGTCCTGAGTTAGGAGTTTTTCAAACGTGCCAAGTGTAGCGATTCTCAGGTGACTCTTGGAGGCCTGGTGTAAGCGGAGGGGAGCAGGAGGTGAACGCTCCTTAAGCTTGCACGGCAGGCCGTCCGCGAGATGCCGGGGCTCCTCGCCCTCCTCTCCCCGGgtctctcctgccctcctccgcGTTCTCCTTCCCTGGCAGCCGCCCGCTGGGGAAAGTGCAGTTCCCGCGCACTCCACAGGGCCGTGCCCTAGTCACACAGCCCGCCCGGGGCCAGGAGGCGTTTCTCGCGTCTGGAGACGGACCGGCCTTCCTTTCTCAGCGGCCACCCGGTTGCTCCCCAGTTCCTCAGCGCCCGCGTCTCTGCTGTGACAGGTCGGCGTGGTGGTGACGTTCCTGGTGCTTCTTGTTTTCTCCCACAACGTGGCCTTCCTGTTCGTGGGGACGGCCAGCCTGGGCCTGTCCCTCAGCAGCACCTTCCCCAGCATGCTGGCCTACACCGAGGACGCGCTGCAGTACCGAGGTGAGCCCCGCCTTCCTCCGCGCCCAGCCTCTCCCGGGGTCTCCCAGCCAGAAGGTGCCCGCCCACCTCCTCACAGCCTGAATGTGGCAAAAGGCTCACAAACAGGGTTGTTCCGCCCCGCGTGGCTCCCTTCTTTCAACATGTACTGGATTTCAGACCACAGACAAGCAGTGAGCCCctctttcccattttcttttcccCCATAGTGGTTGGCGGCGgcggtggtgatttagtcgctcagtcgactctgtgcaaccttgactgtagcccgccaggctcctctgtccatgggatttaccagacaagaatactggagtgggttgccatgtcctactccagggaatcttcccaactcagggatcgaacccacgtctcctgcattgcaggctgattctttagcaactgaaccaGCCAACCCACAGCTGGCATTTTGTGTAACATGCATGTGCTGGAAATTCCAAGTTCAAGGAAAAGCAAATATGCATGGGAAAAATTATAGCTCAGGGAAAGGGTTTTATAACTTATCAGTAAAAGTACCACcttgctttgttttcttgtgGATGTTGTTGGAAACATAGAGGATTGGAACAGTGACTCGACACGGATTCAGCGTTGTGACATGGCTTCTTTGAAAACCTCTGATTCTCTCAACTAATCTTCCCTTTCTGTAGCCTCCCGAGAGTGCATAGCAAAGatcttttacagaaaaacaagttaattaaaaataattatgttttgaACATTAATGTTCTCCCATCCGTGCCTTGGCAGCTCTTGGCTTGTCTCCTGGCCTTCCGATTTGCCTCCATCAGAGATTCTCAATGCGGTTCCACATTCAAATCACCCGGAGCCCTTGTAACAGAGCCTGGGCTTCATCACAGTCTCAAGCTGCCGGGTGATGGTAATGTGTAGCCAGGGTGAGGGCCACTTCCTGGGCCGCCACCTTCTGCAGATGCTCACAGCCCTAGCGCCTTCCTCCAGGGCTCTTTCCCTTTCTGCAGCCACCCTGCCTGCTTCCCCTCACAGGCCGCCTCATTCAGTCACCTGCCTATCTCCACCCTTTGGCACAGGGTGGAGCCTCGCCTGGAACGTGCTCTCAGCTTGTGCCCCACCCCGCACACCCTCGGGAACCTCTCTGACCCCACTGGGAAGgcgagccccccacccccaccccgtccctgCCTCTCCTGTTCGTCCCACCTCCAGACCTTCGTCCTCATGTTCTGTGCCTCTCTTCAACATGCGCCCTAAGTGAGCCAGCAAGGGACAGAGGCAAGAACGTGGCTTTGAGGTCAGCAGCAGACCTGAAGGCCAGCCTTGCCTCCACACCTTCTGGCTTTGTCACCTTGTGCAATTCATCTTCCTCCccccttctgagcctcagttttcctctgtGCAAAATTGGAATGTCCATACCTTGCTTTTAGGGTTGTTCTGTGCGGTAGAGGGCATGCAAAGCTCCTGATTTGACAGTGTAAGGTGCTCACAGGTGCTCAGTATAGATGTTAACTCGGATGAGTCATCTGAGTACCCTCAGGGTTTAGCACCTGAGGGTACCTCCCGCATAGAAGGATCTGAGAGGTTTTTGAATGTCTGGGGGGAGTAGACACTCACGTGTGTGCTACAGACCATCTAGAGATAGCCTGGCCCAGGGTGGGTCAGGTCCCAAGAGGAAGGGCGTGCTGGGGAGAGGCAGGGCAGTGAGCAGTGTGAGAGCAACGGCTGAGACAGGTGTGCACTCTCGTGAGACAAAGGAGGGCCCAGAATGCCAGAGACGACGCTGATCTCTGAGTGTCTAGCATACACTGGTGCTGGCGACAGGCAGTGATACAGGCCGCTGAACTAAAATTCAAGGCGTAGCCTCTCTCATGGGCTTCCAGTCTGTAGGGGAGGCTGCCTGGCAGACAGGGCGGTCAGAGGGGGCGCTACACGAGAGCAGGGAGCAGGGGACGGAGGGAGCAGAGAGGAGCAGCTAATCCAGGTTCGGGGCTGGGGGAGATGATGATGAAGACTATCTCCAATGGCGAATGAATTTTCCAGaccaagaggaggaggaggagtgttCAGGAG
The sequence above is drawn from the Dama dama isolate Ldn47 chromosome 14, ASM3311817v1, whole genome shotgun sequence genome and encodes:
- the MFSD4A gene encoding major facilitator superfamily domain-containing protein 4A, with the protein product MGCDVRVSGLLRRNLQPTLTYWSVFFSFGLCIAFLGPTLLDLRCQTRSSLPEISWVFFSQQLCLLLGSALGGVFKRTLAQSLWALFASSLAISLVFATIPFCRDVKVLASVMALAGLAMGCIDTVANMQLVRIYQKDSAVFLQVLHFFVGFGALLSPLIADPFLSEASCLPANSTANATSGSHLFHASRVLSRQHPEAQPWPNRTLPGLPSQDGAGTRVSYAFWIMALINLPVPLAVLYLLSKERLLACCPQRRPLLLSADELTLETQPPEKEDVSSLSPKFHPGHEDLFSCCQRKNFRGVPSSFFAIHITAALVLFMTDGLTGAYSAFVYSYAVEKPLSVGHKVAGYLPSLFWGFITLGRLISIPVSSRVKPATMVFINVVGVVVTFLVLLVFSHNVAFLFVGTASLGLSLSSTFPSMLAYTEDALQYRGCATTVLVTGAGVGEMVLQMLVGSIFQAQGSYSFLVCGVIFGGLAFTFYILLLFFHRMHPGLSSGPTTDRALGMESLESYQR